One genomic window of Solanum stenotomum isolate F172 chromosome 9, ASM1918654v1, whole genome shotgun sequence includes the following:
- the LOC125877664 gene encoding uncharacterized protein LOC125877664 encodes MHIGTSNRFVGLTSKFNTTIEINPPYPQAAELRTWVKTIETKLVSYKMKNTTPIGSIMLIPFEDEVISVANIQAQPPGQVFNVEAELSLASKDQRFSVLACSNCKQLFTRYNVRREIYCTSCHRSTHLIPRCQFEVTIKDNSGFATAIISDEIAEKMLHLTSEEIYEICFVKPLAENFMPKLSCAPTTIGVTVLELLHVWL; translated from the exons ATGCACATAGGAACGTCGAATAGATTTGTTGGTTTGACGAGCAAATTCAATACAACAATTGAAATCAATCCTCCATATCCACAAGCTGCTGAGTTAAGGACGTG GGTCAAAACAATTGAAACAAAGCTTGTTTCTTATAAGATGAAAAATACAACTCCAATAGGCTCTATTATGTTGATTCCATTTGAGGATGAAGTTATATCTGTGGCTAACATCCAGGCACAACCTCCG GGACAAGTATTTAATGTTGAGGCTGAATTGTCCCTTGCAAGTAAGGACCAACGCTTTAGTGTGTTAGCATGCTCAAATTGTAAGCAATTGTTCACGAGATATAATGTGCGAAGGGAAATATACTGCACAAGTTGTCACCGATCCACACATCTTATTCCTAG ATGTCAATTTGAAGTTACTATTAAGGACAACAGCGGTTTTGCAACAGCTATTATTTCGGATGAAATTGCAGAGAAAATGTTGCACCTCACTTCAGaagaaatttatgaaatttgctTCGTCAAG CCATTGGCTGAGAACTTTATGCCTAAGCTGTCATGCGCACCTACCACAATAGGCGTCACCGTTTTAGAACTGCTACATGTGTGGCTCTAA